One segment of Coffea arabica cultivar ET-39 chromosome 7c, Coffea Arabica ET-39 HiFi, whole genome shotgun sequence DNA contains the following:
- the LOC113700147 gene encoding nuclear matrix constituent protein 1-like isoform X2: MFTPQRKPWSGWSLNPRREQNGSAIASGSAPGNSSPRNGETTVGKDKGLLFIESTPDSLAAEKYAELDKEAVCDKLSKLENELLEYQYNMGLLLIEKKEWTCKYEELKRALADLDDAYKREKSAHFIAITEVEKREENLRNALGIEKQCVLDLEKALREMRSEYAEIKFTADSKLAEAESLVASIEQKSLEVEAKLHATDAKLAEVNRKSSEIERKSQELVAQEIALRRERSSFAAERDMHESSLSKQREDLREWEQKLQEGEERLAELRRLLNQREKRANEYDNLWKQKQKELEVVQKKVDVANLSLKEKEEDMSRRQASLSSMEKEADTTRNSLELKEKQLIELEEKLNMREKVEIQKLLDEHKTTLDTKEKEFELEMEQRRKSLYLDMENKAAEVLKKEAELKHMEEKIRKREQALEKKSEKVRERENELELKLKALKEREKSLKVEEKDTETERKQTLAEKESLLVLKIELEKTRSDIENQQLKIREEMEQLKVTVDERSEHARLQLELKQEIDKCRLQSELLLKEAEDLKQERLRFEKDWEELDVKQTEVKKELADFAEQKNYFEKMRWAEEERLKNEKLETENYVRRELESLEVARHSFAATMEHERTILAEKTESQRSKMLDDFEIRKRELESDMQKKQEEMENQLHEMKNFFEQDRERELNNINNLKNAIHQEMEELKVKRHALENEKQEIFANKKQLEVQHGEMRKDIDELVVLSKKLKDQREQLVKERERFVAFVDKQKSCESCAELVREFVTSDLQSLDGINNLEAPVLPKIAENYLRGAAHGNSETENIEISPSAVELGSPASGGTISWLRKCTSSIFRFSPGKKIEFTAARGLTDGASLPGSLVNVESRKTLPSSENEPKISFGVAEDSLDIQRIQSDNSTREFEAGPDPSVNDRRSQHSNPKVQKRRHGKRGRPKINREGSGKVSVADRRRVIDEDAFVESDGQRVNGNIFVNEESRGESGAAVNGRKRNLTQTSQATPSEHDGEYSGYSGSVTGEGHRKRRRRVAPPVQTLGEKRYNLRRPRSCSSC, encoded by the exons CTTTTGGAATACCAGTACAATATGGGCCTCCTATTGATTGAAAAAAAGGAGTGGACTTGCAAGTATGAAGAACTAAAGCGAGCTTTAGCAGATTTGGATGATGCATATAAAAGAGAGAAATCTGCACATTTCATTGCCATCACTGAAGTGGAGAAGCGTGAAGAGAATTTGAGGAATGCATTGGGTATTGAGAAGCAGTGTGTGCTTGAT TTAGAGAAAGCCCTACGCGAGATGCGTTCGGAATATGCTGAAATTAAATTCACAGCTGATTCAAAATTGGCTGAAGCAGAATCTTTGGTTGCTAGCATTGAACAGAAATCTTTGGAGGTAGAAGCGAAATTGCATGCAACAGATGCCAAGCTTGCTGAGGTGAACAGAAAGAGTTCAGAAATTGAAAGGAAGTCTCAGGAATTGGTGGCTCAAGAAATTGCACTTCGACGGGAGCGGTCATCATTTGCTGCAGA GCGTGACATGCATGAGTCATCTTTGTCCAAACAAAGGGAAGACTTGCGAGAGTGGGAACAAAAGTTACAGGAGGGAGAAGAAAGACTTGCTGAACTTCGAAGGTTGCTTAATCAGAGAGAGAAGAGGGCAAATGAGTATGATAATCTGTGGAAGCAGAAACAGAAAGAACTTGAAGTTGTGCAGAAGAAGGTTGATGTAGCCAATTTAAGTctgaaggaaaaagaggaagACATGAGCCGCCGCCAAGCAAGTCTGTCTTCGATGGAGAAG GAAGCTGATACAACGAGAAATAGCTTGGAATTGAAGGAGAAGCAATTGATTGAACTAGAGGAAAAGCTAAATATGAGAGAGAAA GTGGAAATTCAGAAACTGTTAGATGAACACAAGACAACCTTGGATACAAAGGAAAAGGAGTTTGAATTGGAGATGGAACAGAGAAGGAAATCTTTGTATCTGGACATGGAAAATAAGGCAGCTGAAGTGCTCAAGAAGGAAGCTGAACTTAAACACATGGAAGAGAAAATCAGGAAAAGAGAACAGGCTTTGGAGAAGAAATCAGAgaaagtgagagagagagagaatgaacTTGAATTGAAGTTAAAAGCTttgaaagaaagggaaaagtccTTGAAAGTTGAGGAAAAGGACACGGAGACTGAGAGGAAGCAAACTCTTGCTGAAAAAGAGAGTTTGCTTGTTCTCAAGATTGAGCTTGAGAAAACAAGATCTGATATAGAAAACCAGCAATTGAAGATTCGTGAAGAAATGGAGCAGCTGAAAGTAACTGTAGATGAAAGATCTGAACATGCTCGGCTACAGTTAGAACTCAAACAAGAGATAGACAAATGTAGGCTCCAAAGTGAATTGCTGCTAAAGGAGGCTGAGGATTTGAAGCAGGAAAGATTAAGATTTGAGAAAGACTGGGAAGAGCTGGATGTGAAACAAACTGAGGTTAAGAAAGAACTTGCTGATTTTGCCGAACAGAAAAACTACTTTGAAAAAATGAGATGGGCTGAAGAGGAAAGgttgaaaaatgagaaattggAAACTGAGAATTATGTTAGAAGAGAGTTGGAATCTCTTGAAGTGGCTAGGCATTCATTTGCTGCCACAATGGAGCATGAAAGGACTATACTAGCTGAAAAAACTGAAAGTCAGAGAAGCAAAATGCTGGATGATTTTGAAATCCGGAAAAGGGAACTTGAGTCTGATATGCAGAAGAAGCAGGAAGAGATGGAGAATCAACTGCATGAGATGAAGAATTTTTTTGAACAAGACAGAGAAAGGGAACTTAACAACATCAATAATCTCAAGAATGCAATCcatcaagaaatggaagagtTGAAGGTCAAAAGACATGCCTTAGAGAATGAAAAGCAGGAAATTTTTGCAAACAAGAAGCAGCTTGAGGTGCAGCATGGTGAAATGCGCAAGGATATTGATGAGCTTGTTGTTCTTAGTAAGAAGTTGAAAGATCAGAGAGAACAACTTgtcaaagaaagagaaagatttGTTGCTTTTGTTGACAAGCAGAAGAGTTGCGAAAGTTGTGCAGAATTAGTTCGTGAGTTTGTGACATCTGATCTTCAATCTTTGGATGGGATCAACAATCTAGAGGCACCTGTGCTGCCAAAAATAGCTGAGAATTATTTGAGGGGGGCTGCTCATGGCAATTCTGAGACAGAAAATATAGAGATATCCCCCAGCGCAGTTGAATTAGGTTCCCCAGCTTCTGGTGGGACTATATCATGGCTTCGAAAGTGTACTTCAAGCATATTCAGATTCTCGCCCGgcaaaaagattgaatttacTGCTGCTCGAGGTCTGACTGACGGAGCTTCCTTGCCTGGGAGTCTTGTTAATGTAGAATCACGAAAAACATTGCCGAGCAGTGAAAATGAACCGAAAATTTCTTTTGGAGTTGCAGAAGATTCTCTTGATATCCAAAGAATTCAGTCTGACAACAGCACCAGGGAGTTCGAAGCTGGTCCAGATCCATCAGTTAATGACCGTAGGTCCCAGCATTCTAATCCAAAGGTACAGAAGAGGAGACATGGTAAGAGAGGGAGGCCTAAAATTAATAGAGAAGGGTCTGGGAAGGTGTCTGTTGCAGACCGCCGCAGGGTTATTGATGAGGATGCTTTTGTTGAGAGCGATGGTCAGCGTGTTAATGGCAATATTTTTGTTAACGAAGAAAGTCGTGGAGAATCAGGAGCAGCGGTAAACGGAAGAAAGAGAAACCTCACACAAACATCACAAGCAACCCCCAGCGAGCATGATGGTGAATATAGTGGATATTCTGGTAGCGTCACCGGTGAAGGGCACCGGAAAAGGAGACGAAGAGTAGCACCACCTGTTCAAACTCTTGGTGAAAAACGATACAATCTCCGGCGACCTAGAAG CTGCAGCAGCTGCTAA
- the LOC113700147 gene encoding nuclear matrix constituent protein 1-like isoform X1, with protein MFTPQRKPWSGWSLNPRREQNGSAIASGSAPGNSSPRNGETTVGKDKGLLFIESTPDSLAAEKYAELDKEAVCDKLSKLENELLEYQYNMGLLLIEKKEWTCKYEELKRALADLDDAYKREKSAHFIAITEVEKREENLRNALGIEKQCVLDLEKALREMRSEYAEIKFTADSKLAEAESLVASIEQKSLEVEAKLHATDAKLAEVNRKSSEIERKSQELVAQEIALRRERSSFAAERDMHESSLSKQREDLREWEQKLQEGEERLAELRRLLNQREKRANEYDNLWKQKQKELEVVQKKVDVANLSLKEKEEDMSRRQASLSSMEKEADTTRNSLELKEKQLIELEEKLNMREKVEIQKLLDEHKTTLDTKEKEFELEMEQRRKSLYLDMENKAAEVLKKEAELKHMEEKIRKREQALEKKSEKVRERENELELKLKALKEREKSLKVEEKDTETERKQTLAEKESLLVLKIELEKTRSDIENQQLKIREEMEQLKVTVDERSEHARLQLELKQEIDKCRLQSELLLKEAEDLKQERLRFEKDWEELDVKQTEVKKELADFAEQKNYFEKMRWAEEERLKNEKLETENYVRRELESLEVARHSFAATMEHERTILAEKTESQRSKMLDDFEIRKRELESDMQKKQEEMENQLHEMKNFFEQDRERELNNINNLKNAIHQEMEELKVKRHALENEKQEIFANKKQLEVQHGEMRKDIDELVVLSKKLKDQREQLVKERERFVAFVDKQKSCESCAELVREFVTSDLQSLDGINNLEAPVLPKIAENYLRGAAHGNSETENIEISPSAVELGSPASGGTISWLRKCTSSIFRFSPGKKIEFTAARGLTDGASLPGSLVNVESRKTLPSSENEPKISFGVAEDSLDIQRIQSDNSTREFEAGPDPSVNDRRSQHSNPKVQKRRHGKRGRPKINREGSGKVSVADRRRVIDEDAFVESDGQRVNGNIFVNEESRGESGAAVNGRKRNLTQTSQATPSEHDGEYSGYSGSVTGEGHRKRRRRVAPPVQTLGEKRYNLRRPRSAAAAAANGVLSDPSKEKDREIGGHSSHVEQITGSKATHSNNVEVARISVEEIRDSDAAGSASEGAKGDGGEIKSIPTAHEFSADSPVMLKDATVAQDGVSDTVEVEFDTRDEVNGTPERAREDRYVENKGQPLEDEEDDEVDEFDHPGEASVAKKVWNFLTT; from the exons CTTTTGGAATACCAGTACAATATGGGCCTCCTATTGATTGAAAAAAAGGAGTGGACTTGCAAGTATGAAGAACTAAAGCGAGCTTTAGCAGATTTGGATGATGCATATAAAAGAGAGAAATCTGCACATTTCATTGCCATCACTGAAGTGGAGAAGCGTGAAGAGAATTTGAGGAATGCATTGGGTATTGAGAAGCAGTGTGTGCTTGAT TTAGAGAAAGCCCTACGCGAGATGCGTTCGGAATATGCTGAAATTAAATTCACAGCTGATTCAAAATTGGCTGAAGCAGAATCTTTGGTTGCTAGCATTGAACAGAAATCTTTGGAGGTAGAAGCGAAATTGCATGCAACAGATGCCAAGCTTGCTGAGGTGAACAGAAAGAGTTCAGAAATTGAAAGGAAGTCTCAGGAATTGGTGGCTCAAGAAATTGCACTTCGACGGGAGCGGTCATCATTTGCTGCAGA GCGTGACATGCATGAGTCATCTTTGTCCAAACAAAGGGAAGACTTGCGAGAGTGGGAACAAAAGTTACAGGAGGGAGAAGAAAGACTTGCTGAACTTCGAAGGTTGCTTAATCAGAGAGAGAAGAGGGCAAATGAGTATGATAATCTGTGGAAGCAGAAACAGAAAGAACTTGAAGTTGTGCAGAAGAAGGTTGATGTAGCCAATTTAAGTctgaaggaaaaagaggaagACATGAGCCGCCGCCAAGCAAGTCTGTCTTCGATGGAGAAG GAAGCTGATACAACGAGAAATAGCTTGGAATTGAAGGAGAAGCAATTGATTGAACTAGAGGAAAAGCTAAATATGAGAGAGAAA GTGGAAATTCAGAAACTGTTAGATGAACACAAGACAACCTTGGATACAAAGGAAAAGGAGTTTGAATTGGAGATGGAACAGAGAAGGAAATCTTTGTATCTGGACATGGAAAATAAGGCAGCTGAAGTGCTCAAGAAGGAAGCTGAACTTAAACACATGGAAGAGAAAATCAGGAAAAGAGAACAGGCTTTGGAGAAGAAATCAGAgaaagtgagagagagagagaatgaacTTGAATTGAAGTTAAAAGCTttgaaagaaagggaaaagtccTTGAAAGTTGAGGAAAAGGACACGGAGACTGAGAGGAAGCAAACTCTTGCTGAAAAAGAGAGTTTGCTTGTTCTCAAGATTGAGCTTGAGAAAACAAGATCTGATATAGAAAACCAGCAATTGAAGATTCGTGAAGAAATGGAGCAGCTGAAAGTAACTGTAGATGAAAGATCTGAACATGCTCGGCTACAGTTAGAACTCAAACAAGAGATAGACAAATGTAGGCTCCAAAGTGAATTGCTGCTAAAGGAGGCTGAGGATTTGAAGCAGGAAAGATTAAGATTTGAGAAAGACTGGGAAGAGCTGGATGTGAAACAAACTGAGGTTAAGAAAGAACTTGCTGATTTTGCCGAACAGAAAAACTACTTTGAAAAAATGAGATGGGCTGAAGAGGAAAGgttgaaaaatgagaaattggAAACTGAGAATTATGTTAGAAGAGAGTTGGAATCTCTTGAAGTGGCTAGGCATTCATTTGCTGCCACAATGGAGCATGAAAGGACTATACTAGCTGAAAAAACTGAAAGTCAGAGAAGCAAAATGCTGGATGATTTTGAAATCCGGAAAAGGGAACTTGAGTCTGATATGCAGAAGAAGCAGGAAGAGATGGAGAATCAACTGCATGAGATGAAGAATTTTTTTGAACAAGACAGAGAAAGGGAACTTAACAACATCAATAATCTCAAGAATGCAATCcatcaagaaatggaagagtTGAAGGTCAAAAGACATGCCTTAGAGAATGAAAAGCAGGAAATTTTTGCAAACAAGAAGCAGCTTGAGGTGCAGCATGGTGAAATGCGCAAGGATATTGATGAGCTTGTTGTTCTTAGTAAGAAGTTGAAAGATCAGAGAGAACAACTTgtcaaagaaagagaaagatttGTTGCTTTTGTTGACAAGCAGAAGAGTTGCGAAAGTTGTGCAGAATTAGTTCGTGAGTTTGTGACATCTGATCTTCAATCTTTGGATGGGATCAACAATCTAGAGGCACCTGTGCTGCCAAAAATAGCTGAGAATTATTTGAGGGGGGCTGCTCATGGCAATTCTGAGACAGAAAATATAGAGATATCCCCCAGCGCAGTTGAATTAGGTTCCCCAGCTTCTGGTGGGACTATATCATGGCTTCGAAAGTGTACTTCAAGCATATTCAGATTCTCGCCCGgcaaaaagattgaatttacTGCTGCTCGAGGTCTGACTGACGGAGCTTCCTTGCCTGGGAGTCTTGTTAATGTAGAATCACGAAAAACATTGCCGAGCAGTGAAAATGAACCGAAAATTTCTTTTGGAGTTGCAGAAGATTCTCTTGATATCCAAAGAATTCAGTCTGACAACAGCACCAGGGAGTTCGAAGCTGGTCCAGATCCATCAGTTAATGACCGTAGGTCCCAGCATTCTAATCCAAAGGTACAGAAGAGGAGACATGGTAAGAGAGGGAGGCCTAAAATTAATAGAGAAGGGTCTGGGAAGGTGTCTGTTGCAGACCGCCGCAGGGTTATTGATGAGGATGCTTTTGTTGAGAGCGATGGTCAGCGTGTTAATGGCAATATTTTTGTTAACGAAGAAAGTCGTGGAGAATCAGGAGCAGCGGTAAACGGAAGAAAGAGAAACCTCACACAAACATCACAAGCAACCCCCAGCGAGCATGATGGTGAATATAGTGGATATTCTGGTAGCGTCACCGGTGAAGGGCACCGGAAAAGGAGACGAAGAGTAGCACCACCTGTTCAAACTCTTGGTGAAAAACGATACAATCTCCGGCGACCTAGAAG TGCAGCTGCAGCAGCTGCTAATGGAGTCTTGTCTGATCCCAGCAAGGAGAAAGATAGAGAAATTGGTGGACATAGTAGTCATGTAGAACAAATAACTGGTTCTAAAGCCACACATTCCAATAATGTTGAAGTTGCTAGGATTTCGGTGGAAGAAATTCGAGATTCTGATGCTGCAGGCTCTGCTTCTGAGGGTGCTAAAGGAGATGGTGGTGAGATAAAAAGCATCCCTACTGCCCATGAGTTTTCAGCAGACAGTCCTGTTATG TTAAAAGATGCAACAGTTGCTCAAGATGGTGTCAGTGACACTGTTGAAGTTGAGTTTGATACGAGGGATGAGGTAAATGGGACCCCAGAAAGGGCGAGAGAGGACAGATATGTGGAGAACAAAGGTCAACCTCTCGAAGACGAAGAGGATGATGAGGTGGACGAGTTTGATCACCCTGGTGAAGCATCCGTTGCGAAGAAAGTGTGGAATTTCCTTACAACATGA